The Hyphomicrobium sp. 99 genome contains the following window.
TACTATCTCCATCACGGCGACTTGGCCCCCGGCACAGCACACTTCCGCACGACCATCGCCGAAGGCCGCGCGCTGATGGCCGGTTTGCGCCAGCGGCTCTCGGGGCTGGCTCTTCCCACCTATGTTCTCGATCTACCCGGCGCCTTCGGCAAAGTGTCGATCGAACGCCACTCCGGTGTCGGCGACGATGGCGTCGAAACGTTCACCGACCGCGATGGCCTAACCCACCGCTACGAGGATGCCTGCGCCGCCCCCGAAGTGCCCTGACCGAATTGGCTTATTTGGGCAAAATGCCCGTCGTAAGCCCGCAGCCTGATCACACGTTCTTTCGATTGGACGCCCTCCGAATTCGATGCCAGATTGCCGCATCAAAACAAGCCGAATAACGGCTGGCATCGACTTGGAGGAATGAATGAACGACGAACCGGCCCGCGAAAAGTTCTTTGGTGCGTGTCCGCACGACTGCCCGGACACCTGCGCGATGATCTACGAGGTCAAGGATGGCCGGCTAGTCGACGTCCGCGGCAACAAAGAACATCCCATCACGCGCGGCGGCCTGTGCGTGAAGCTCAAGGATTTCGCCGACCACCACGTCAATCCGGACCGGCTGATGTATCCGCTCCGCCGCGTCGGCCCGAAAGGTTCGGGACCAAACGGCGGCAACAATTTCGAGCGCATCACCTGGGACGAAGCGATCTCCGAGATCGGCATCCGGTGGCGCGAGATCATCGCGAAGTACGGCGCGGAAGCAATCATGCCGCAAAGCTATCTCGGCAACATGGGGCTCGTGCAGGGCATCAACTCCGGCGACCCATTCTTCAACCGTCTCGGCTCGACCGTAAACGAGAAGACCTACTGCACCTCGGGCTCGTCAACGGCTTGGCTTCTGACACACGGGCCCACCGGCGGCGTCGATCCGGAAAGCTTCGTTCACTGCAAGTACGTCGTGATCTGGGCCTGCAACTCGATCTCGACGAACCTGCATCATTGGCCTTTTGTTCTCGAAGCACAGAAGCGCGGGGCAAAGATCGTCGTCGTCGACTCCTACAAATCTCGGACCGCGAAGGCAGCTGACTGGCACATTTGCCCCAAGCCCGGCACCGATGGAGCACTCGCTCTCGGCATCATCAATTCGATGGTCGAGCAAGGCCTGATCGACCAAGACTACGTCGACAATTACACGCAAGGCTTCCCCGAGCTCAAAGCCCGCGCGGCCGAATTCTCTCCCGAATACGTCGAGCAAGTCACCGGCGTTAAAGCGGCTGACGTTGCCAAGTTCGCCCGCGAATTTGCGACCTCGCAGCCGTCCGCCATCCGCATCGGTGTCGCCATCGAACGCTCGGCTGGCGGGGCCCAAGCTGCCCGTGCCGTTTACGCAATCCCGGCTGTCTGTGGTTCGTGGCGCCACGTCGGCGGCGGCATGCTGCAATTGCCGCTCTGGGACTTCCCAATCGATTGGGTAAGGGCCGCGCGGCCCGACTGGATCAAGCCCGGCACGCGCGTCGTCAACAATCTGCGGCTCGGCCAGGCGCTCAACGGCGAGATGAAGCTCGATCCGCCGATCAAGAGCATGTTCGTCTTCTGCACCAATCCCGTCAGCCAATCGCCCGAGACTAACAAGATCGTCGAAGGGCTATTGCGGGAAGACCTGTTCACGGTCGTCGCCGAACACTTCATCACCGACACGGCGAAATATGCCGACATCATCCTGCCGTCCGCCATGGCGGGCGAGGCCGAAGACATGATGTGGTCGTGGGGCCACTTCTATCTGACGTACAATGAGAAGGCGATCGACCCGCCCGGCGAATGCAAGCCGACGAGCGAGATGTGGCGGTTGCTCGCCAAAGAAATGGGCTTCGACGACCCGGTCTTCAAAATGACCGACAGCGAGCTTTGCGCCGCATACATCAACTGGGACGATCCCAAGATGGGCGGCGTCGATATGGAGTACTTCAAGAAGCACGGGTACTACAAAATCGACGTCGGCTCCGCGGATACGCGCACACCACACAGCGAGGGCAAGTTCCCGACGCCGTCGGGCAAAGTCGAGCTGTTGTTGCACGACGCGAAGAACTTCGTCGCCGGCCCATTCCGCGCGATGTACGAGGGCCAGCAGTCGGGCGAGCCCATCGATCCGCTGCCCGGCTACGTCCCGGTTCGCGAATCTCCGGAGACCAACCCGGAACTGGCGAAGAGCTATCCGCTGAACATCATCTCACCCAAGAGCCACGCCTTCCTGAACTCCTGCTACGCCAACGAACCGCACAAAATCAAAATCCAAGGCGAGCAGTTCGTGATGATTTCGCCGGTAGATGCCGCCAAGCGGAACATCCGCGAAGGAGATCCGGTGCGCGTGCGGAATGCTCGCGGCGACTTCGAAGGCATCGCGCGCGTAACGGACGACGTCAATCCAGGCATCGTCGTGGCGACGCTCGGCTACTGGCGCTCGCTCAACCGCTCCGACGGGTCCGTGAACTCGATTTCGTCCGACGCCTGGAGCGGCCTCGGCCGGGCTCCGACGTTCTCGGACAATCTCGTCGAAGTTCAGCGCGTGAACTAAGCGGCACGCCTTCCCTGCTCATAGGAAATGGGTCTGCACGGCCTTGAGTCGTGCAGACCGCTGTTACCTAGGTGACATCCCCCCGGAACTGGCTTGCGCTAAAAATACCCCGGGAAAGTAGGTTGACGATGATCGCGGACCTTCCGGAAAGACCGGGCGCCGTAGTCGTCAGCCACGCAGCGATGGAAGCTTATGTCACCCGTTCACGCGGCGCTGGCCGCGATCACATATCTTCTGGTCAAGCACGCGGTAGCCGATTTCATCCTTCAGACGGATCTGATCTTCCGCCAGAAAGGATCCTACGGCGCACCGGGCGGATTGTGGCACGCGCTCATCCACATCCTGTTGACAGCGCCGGTCTTTTTGCTTTTTCCGGGCGGCAGCCCTGCCCTCGCCCTGGCACTTCTCGCCGGCGAATTCGTTGTTCACTATCATATCGACTGGACGAAGGAGCAGATCGTCCGCCACGAGAATTGGACGCCTAAGGACAAATATTTCTGGTGGGCGCTCGGGATCGATCAGATGCTGCACGGTCTCACCTATGTCGCCATCCTTTGGATCTGGCTTCCCCCCGCTTGATTTTCCGTGACCCCGCGCCCTTTGCGCATCTTGCGCAGCATGACGGGCCACTGCCATATGCGGCTGGCAAGCGGGTTGGCGCGCCAATCTGCACACCGCATTAATATTGTTTGTTCCCACGTAACATTTCCCCGCCAGCCGTCGAAGACAACTGAGAAGGCGTAATTTTGGACCGAAAGGCTCGAGACGCTGAGTGGACAGGCTTAATGCGCGCCGCAATCGCGGGCGATCAAGCTGCCTATCGCCAGCTTCTTTCCGAGCTTTCGCAGGTCCTGAGAGGCGTAGTCCGTCGCGGCTTCGCCGGTGTCGGCGTGCCCCGCGGTGACGTGGAGGATGTGGTGCAAGACGTGCTGCTCGCAATCCATCTGAAGCGGCACACCTGGGACCAGTCGATGCCGCTCGGCCCCTGGGTGATGGCGATTGGCCGCAACAAGATGATCGACGACCTCCGGCGGCGCGGTAGGCGTCCCGAGGTTCCGGTGGACTTGAGTGAATTCGAATTCGAGGGTGAAGATCAGCAGGCTTCGATCGATGCGCATGATGTCAAGCGCGTTCTCGACCGCCTCTCCGATAAGAACCGCGACATCGTCCAGTCGATCAGTATCGATGGACAATCGGCGCGCGACGTTGCTGAGCGTCTTGGAATGAGTGAAGTGGCCGTTCGCGTCGCGTTGCACCGAAGCCTGAAGGCCCTCGCCGATACCTATCAAGAGAAGAAACTATGAAGACGGACGACCTCATCAATGCCCTTGCTGCAGATGCTAAAAGCGTCGAGCGGCCGATTGCGCAAACCGTTGCGATGGCGGTCGGCGCGGGCGCATTGATCTCGGCGCTGCTGTTTCTATGGGCGATCGGCATCCGCGCGAACTTCGCGGAATCGATGGTGTCTTCGCTCCGCTTCGTCTTCAAATTCGTCCTGACGTTAAGCCTTGCAATTCCCGCCTTCGTCCTCGTTCGCGGGCTGTCGCGGCCGGATTTCCGACCCGAAAAGAAACTTTGGTGGCTGGCACTGGCCCCAGCTCTTCTTTTGATCGCTATCGGCCTCGAGCTGTTCTCTGTGCCATCCGATCAATGGCACGCGCGGATGATGGGCCACAATTCCGTAGCCTGCATGATCGTCATCCCGCTTCTATCGCTGGCGCCGCTGGCGGCTGTTCTCTACGCACTTCGCGACGGTGCTACAGCGAACCCGGCGATCGCAGGAGCCGTTGGCGGATTGCTATCCGCGAGCATCGGAGCGACGCTCTACGCCAGCCACTGCCCCGACGACAGCCCACTGTTTCTTGCCGCCTGGTACCCGATCGGCATCGTTTTGATGACCGGCCTCGGCGCACTGATCGGATCGCGCATTTTACGCTGGTGACAGCCGTGACTCACGAGCCAATTACTTTGGTCGCACGAGCTTGGCCATAAGCGCCTCGAACAGCAATTCGCTTGTGGACTTTATTTCGGCGGCGGGCGTGCCTTGCATGAGCAGGGTCACGACTCCGTTGGAGGCTGCCCAGATCGTTCGTGCCGCCGTGTCGACATCGGTCGTCAAGCGGCCTTCGATTGCCAGACGCTCGACGATCGCCCGCATAATGATGAAAGCCTCTTGGCTCGCGCTCGGATCAGACCGCGTGCTCTCGATCATCAGCCGGAACAGTTTGGGGCGTTCGAGGGCGAACGCGATCCAACCATTCCAACCGCGC
Protein-coding sequences here:
- a CDS encoding molybdopterin-dependent oxidoreductase — its product is MNDEPAREKFFGACPHDCPDTCAMIYEVKDGRLVDVRGNKEHPITRGGLCVKLKDFADHHVNPDRLMYPLRRVGPKGSGPNGGNNFERITWDEAISEIGIRWREIIAKYGAEAIMPQSYLGNMGLVQGINSGDPFFNRLGSTVNEKTYCTSGSSTAWLLTHGPTGGVDPESFVHCKYVVIWACNSISTNLHHWPFVLEAQKRGAKIVVVDSYKSRTAKAADWHICPKPGTDGALALGIINSMVEQGLIDQDYVDNYTQGFPELKARAAEFSPEYVEQVTGVKAADVAKFAREFATSQPSAIRIGVAIERSAGGAQAARAVYAIPAVCGSWRHVGGGMLQLPLWDFPIDWVRAARPDWIKPGTRVVNNLRLGQALNGEMKLDPPIKSMFVFCTNPVSQSPETNKIVEGLLREDLFTVVAEHFITDTAKYADIILPSAMAGEAEDMMWSWGHFYLTYNEKAIDPPGECKPTSEMWRLLAKEMGFDDPVFKMTDSELCAAYINWDDPKMGGVDMEYFKKHGYYKIDVGSADTRTPHSEGKFPTPSGKVELLLHDAKNFVAGPFRAMYEGQQSGEPIDPLPGYVPVRESPETNPELAKSYPLNIISPKSHAFLNSCYANEPHKIKIQGEQFVMISPVDAAKRNIREGDPVRVRNARGDFEGIARVTDDVNPGIVVATLGYWRSLNRSDGSVNSISSDAWSGLGRAPTFSDNLVEVQRVN
- a CDS encoding DUF3307 domain-containing protein, with product MSPVHAALAAITYLLVKHAVADFILQTDLIFRQKGSYGAPGGLWHALIHILLTAPVFLLFPGGSPALALALLAGEFVVHYHIDWTKEQIVRHENWTPKDKYFWWALGIDQMLHGLTYVAILWIWLPPA
- a CDS encoding sigma-70 family RNA polymerase sigma factor, whose product is MDRKARDAEWTGLMRAAIAGDQAAYRQLLSELSQVLRGVVRRGFAGVGVPRGDVEDVVQDVLLAIHLKRHTWDQSMPLGPWVMAIGRNKMIDDLRRRGRRPEVPVDLSEFEFEGEDQQASIDAHDVKRVLDRLSDKNRDIVQSISIDGQSARDVAERLGMSEVAVRVALHRSLKALADTYQEKKL
- a CDS encoding NrsF family protein codes for the protein MKTDDLINALAADAKSVERPIAQTVAMAVGAGALISALLFLWAIGIRANFAESMVSSLRFVFKFVLTLSLAIPAFVLVRGLSRPDFRPEKKLWWLALAPALLLIAIGLELFSVPSDQWHARMMGHNSVACMIVIPLLSLAPLAAVLYALRDGATANPAIAGAVGGLLSASIGATLYASHCPDDSPLFLAAWYPIGIVLMTGLGALIGSRILRW
- a CDS encoding TetR/AcrR family transcriptional regulator, translated to MATEDEILNAAVGLLEKDGFEAVTTRAVCQAAGVTAPTLYHHFGDKDGLLRAVVARGVETFMAHKRANRQTSDAMADLKRGWNGWIAFALERPKLFRLMIESTRSDPSASQEAFIIMRAIVERLAIEGRLTTDVDTAARTIWAASNGVVTLLMQGTPAAEIKSTSELLFEALMAKLVRPK